One Hyphomicrobiales bacterium genomic window, TGCTTGCTCGTCAACAAACCGGTGGAGGTGCTCATCGATGTTGCGGATTTCGATTCCGTGTCTCCTCACAACTGGACCATCCGAGACGGTCGGAACACTCGCTATGTGGTTCGCTGCGAATGGCGTGAAAACAAGCAAATCCGCTTGCATCGACAAATTCTTTCCGCCCCGGATACGGCGCTGGTTGATCACCGCAACCGGAACGGGCTGGACAACCGTCGCAAAAACATCCTACTTTGTTCCCACTCCGAAAACAACTGCAACGTGCCAGCGCGACGGAACAGCGCGAGCGGGCTGAAGGGCGTTTGGGAATACCGCCCTGGCATGTGGCGTGCCGT contains:
- a CDS encoding HNH endonuclease; translation: MSLPDDFVGAVCLLVNKPVEVLIDVADFDSVSPHNWTIRDGRNTRYVVRCEWRENKQIRLHRQILSAPDTALVDHRNRNGLDNRRKNILLCSHSENNCNVPARRNSASGLKGVWEYRPGMWRAVIKMQGRRFHLGCFPTPEQAHAAYKKAAGVFHGEFACR